A genomic region of Oenanthe melanoleuca isolate GR-GAL-2019-014 chromosome 25, OMel1.0, whole genome shotgun sequence contains the following coding sequences:
- the CD244 gene encoding natural killer cell receptor 2B4 — protein sequence MSPPGGPRCPPALLALLLGLARSRELQECRARAVTAGGSLCLQPEEPPREWGKIHWRAELDSGSRWRILTVTRDGNVWDPKGPFHGRAEFQPGILALCISPAHSADSGVYRAEVENSSGIFPISPQCFRVSVWDPIPEPSLESQILEWDRGWCRLSLLCSSPGNGNVSIRWECPEEPPEFPKSTGSPNSTEPPEFPGSPSQRFQWVPEDAEPQICLCNLSNAAGWRAAPAPLTCAGIPGNFGLWAGLGGAAGLILILILILGLCWRRRRRRKENSREDPPGAPAGPPEQPLTVYAEVGAKNPPRTSEAPVEGATIYAVVTPRTLENPRHREEPGDFTVYATVQRPPSIKKRLDRALLSTAYLEDNGDYRHLGFPNPKRP from the exons ATGTCCCCACCGGGGggtccccgctgtcccccggcgctgctggcgctgctgctggggctggctcgGAGCCGAG AGCTCCAGGAATGCCGAGCCCGGGCTGTGACCGCCGGGGGATCGCTGTGCCTGCAGCCCGAGGAACCCCCGCGGGAGTGGGGGAAGATCCACTGGAGAGCAGAATTGGATTCGGGATCACGGTGGCGAATCCTGACGGTCACCAGGGATGGGAATGTCTGGGATCCCAAAGGTCCTTTCCACGGCAGAGCCGAATTCCAGCCGGGAATTCTCGCCCTGTGCATCTCCCCGGCGCACAGCGCCGACAGCGGCGTCTATAGGGCCGAGGTTGAGAATTCCTCCGggattttccccatttcccctcagTGCTTCCGAGTGTCCGTGTGGG atcccatcccGGAGCCATCCCtggaatcccaaatcctggaatggGATCGGGGTTGGTGCcgcctgtccctgctctgctccagccccggGAACGGGAACGTCTCCATCCGCTGGGAGTGCCCTGAGGAGCCCCCGGAATTCCCGAAATCCACAGGATCCCCAAACTCCACGGAACCCCCAGAATTCCCGGGATCCCCATCCCAGCGGTTCCAGTGGGTCCCCGAGGACGCTGAACCCCAAATTTGTCTCTGCAACCTCAGCAACGCCGCGGGCTGGagagcggccccggccccgctcacctGCGCAG gaattccagggaatttcgggctctgggcagggctgggcggggccgcgggcctgatcctgatcctgatcctgatcctcgggctctgctggaggaggaggaggaggaggaaggagaattCCCGGGAAG ACCCCCCCGGAGCCCCCGCGGGACCCCCGGAGCAGCCGCTGACCGTCTACGCCGAGGTGGGAGCCAAGAACCCC cccaggaccAGCGAGGCCCCCGTGGAAGGAGCCACCATCTACGCCGTGGTCACTCCCAGGACACTG gAGAATCCGAGGCATCGGGAGGAACCCGGAGATTTCACCGTTTACGCCACGGTCCAGAgg cCTCCCTCCATCAAGAAGAGGCTGGACCGAGCCCTGCTCTCCACTGCCTACCTGGAG gATAATGGGGATTACAGGCACTTGGGTTTCCCAAATCCTAAACGCCcctaa